One genomic window of Geodermatophilus sp. DSM 44513 includes the following:
- a CDS encoding DNA topoisomerase IB — translation MRLRRSDVHGPGYRRRRVGRGFAYYDVDGSLIRDERLDRLRSLVIPPAWKDVWICPWPGGHIQATGVDAAGRRQYRYHDAWRAKRDAEKHERVLEIAQQLPDVRDAIVEALSGAGLTRERVLAASVRLLDLGAFRVGSEQYAEENGTFGLATLRREHVRVRGEQVFFSFTAKGNKDREVELVDRPTALVVRELLQRPAETGEDLLGYWVEEPGGGRGWHDVTSTEVNAYLKEVSGAEITAKDFRTWNATVQMAAVLAQEAPPRSKTARKRVISAAYRTVSEQLGNTPAVCKASYVDPRVVDRFEHGETIAAALTEAQGAEGDREVQRTLEQAVCRLLSA, via the coding sequence GTGAGACTCCGCCGCAGCGACGTGCACGGCCCCGGCTACCGACGCCGGCGCGTCGGGCGGGGCTTCGCCTACTACGACGTCGACGGCTCGCTGATCCGCGACGAGCGGCTGGACCGCCTCCGGTCGCTGGTCATCCCGCCGGCGTGGAAGGACGTCTGGATCTGCCCGTGGCCGGGCGGGCACATCCAGGCCACCGGGGTGGACGCCGCCGGGCGGCGGCAGTACCGCTACCACGACGCCTGGCGCGCCAAGCGGGACGCCGAGAAGCACGAGCGCGTGCTGGAGATCGCCCAGCAGCTGCCCGACGTCCGCGACGCCATCGTCGAGGCGCTGTCCGGTGCGGGGCTGACCCGCGAGCGGGTGCTGGCCGCCTCCGTCCGGCTGCTGGACCTGGGCGCGTTCCGCGTCGGCAGCGAGCAGTACGCCGAGGAGAACGGCACGTTCGGCCTGGCCACGCTGCGCCGGGAGCACGTGCGGGTCCGGGGCGAGCAGGTCTTCTTCTCCTTCACCGCGAAGGGCAACAAGGACCGGGAGGTGGAGCTCGTCGACCGGCCGACCGCCCTGGTCGTCCGCGAGCTGCTGCAGCGCCCCGCGGAGACCGGGGAGGACCTGCTCGGCTACTGGGTCGAGGAGCCCGGGGGCGGGCGCGGCTGGCACGACGTCACGAGCACCGAGGTGAACGCCTACCTCAAGGAGGTCAGCGGGGCGGAGATCACCGCCAAGGACTTCCGGACCTGGAACGCCACCGTGCAGATGGCCGCCGTCCTGGCGCAGGAGGCGCCGCCGCGGTCGAAGACGGCGCGCAAGCGGGTGATCAGCGCGGCCTACCGGACCGTCTCGGAGCAACTGGGCAACACCCCGGCGGTGTGCAAGGCCAGCTACGTCGACCCGCGGGTGGTCGACCGCTTCGAGCACGGCGAGACCATCGCCGCCGCTCTGACCGAGGCCCAGGGTGCCGAGGGGGACCGGGAGGTGCAGCGCACGCTGGAGCAGGCGGTCTGCCGGTTGCTCAGCGCCTGA